From a single Sediminibacterium sp. KACHI17 genomic region:
- a CDS encoding DNA translocase FtsK, protein MANRLKKKTPPPPNPEELTPDKEPEVTVTEVVKDERTTKIIGASSLLLTIFLFVAFTSYLFTWQEDQDKVHQFGIRIFATDDVKVNNLLGVLGAYVAHTLFYKGFGLASYLFCTFFFVLGVNLLFGKKLFSLVRNLRYVIVGLVVLSMAFAFVSRASAFSWGGGVGELLNAWFVKWIGNVGTGALLFLSVFSYVIWRFNPTFKWPEWNFSSPTVNKSHEDDFKLSIDDEIAVKQEWDETGAIQDEPEEALPVSQNKLKSDAAGVVVIMPKEEEAVEDPLNEFDVVEKGEEEEEIEEEEEEEEEDTIVDMEEEVITKPEPLINVIPPKKVNVDTEGLELEIKETPEEEEELEVAPVATPGKLNTKYDATLDLKDYKYPGLDLLETHGSEKIVHDPTELETNKNQIIATLKNYDIAIQRIAATVGPTVTLYEIVPAPGVRISRIKNLEDDIALSLAALGIRIIAPIPGKGTIGIEVPNVRKTVVSMKTLLASDKFQNSAFSLPIAIGKKIDNENFIVDLASMPHLLMAGATGQGKSVGLNAILVSLLYKKHPSQLKFVLVDPKKVELSLYRVIEKHFLAKLPGEEESIITDTKKVVHTLNALCIEMDNRYDLLKEAGCRNIREYNEKFTARKLNPEKGHQYLPFIVLVVDEFADLIMTAGKEVEMPIARLAQLARAIGIHLIIATQRPSVNIITGTIKANFPARIAFKVSSKIDSRTILDAGGAEQLIGKGDMLVSYNGEITRLQCAFVDTPEVENVCEFIGDQRGYPQAFLLPEYVDEKEMEGKDFDASERDPLFEDAARLIVQSQMGSTSLIQRRMKLGYNRAGRLMDQLEAAGVVGPNQGSKAREVLFKTDMELQEFLDTMS, encoded by the coding sequence ATGGCAAACCGCTTGAAGAAAAAAACACCACCGCCTCCTAATCCGGAAGAACTAACACCTGATAAAGAGCCTGAAGTCACGGTTACGGAAGTCGTGAAAGATGAACGTACTACCAAGATCATTGGTGCTTCCAGTTTATTGTTGACCATCTTCTTGTTCGTAGCCTTCACATCCTATTTATTTACCTGGCAGGAAGATCAGGATAAAGTGCATCAATTCGGTATTCGGATCTTTGCTACCGATGATGTGAAAGTGAATAACCTGCTCGGAGTTTTGGGAGCTTATGTAGCACATACACTTTTCTATAAAGGTTTTGGACTTGCTTCTTATCTGTTCTGTACTTTCTTTTTTGTACTCGGTGTGAATTTATTGTTCGGTAAGAAATTATTCAGCCTTGTGCGTAACCTCCGTTATGTGATCGTAGGATTGGTGGTACTGAGCATGGCATTTGCATTTGTATCACGTGCCAGTGCTTTTTCATGGGGTGGAGGTGTTGGGGAGTTACTCAATGCGTGGTTTGTAAAATGGATCGGTAATGTAGGAACAGGGGCATTATTGTTTTTATCTGTATTCAGTTATGTGATCTGGCGTTTCAATCCCACTTTCAAATGGCCGGAATGGAATTTTTCATCTCCGACAGTCAATAAATCTCATGAAGATGATTTCAAATTATCAATCGATGATGAAATAGCTGTGAAGCAAGAGTGGGATGAAACAGGTGCGATACAGGATGAGCCGGAAGAAGCTTTACCGGTAAGTCAAAATAAACTCAAATCAGATGCAGCAGGTGTAGTGGTCATCATGCCCAAAGAAGAGGAAGCAGTAGAGGATCCGCTGAATGAATTTGATGTAGTAGAGAAAGGAGAAGAGGAAGAGGAAATCGAAGAGGAAGAGGAGGAAGAAGAAGAAGATACCATTGTTGACATGGAAGAGGAAGTGATCACAAAGCCTGAACCACTGATCAATGTGATTCCTCCTAAAAAAGTAAATGTAGATACTGAAGGACTCGAACTGGAGATCAAAGAAACACCTGAGGAAGAAGAAGAGTTAGAAGTGGCGCCGGTTGCAACACCCGGTAAGTTGAATACCAAATACGATGCAACACTGGATCTAAAAGATTACAAATATCCGGGATTGGATCTACTAGAGACCCATGGTAGTGAGAAGATCGTTCATGACCCAACAGAACTGGAAACCAATAAAAACCAGATCATTGCTACACTCAAAAACTACGATATCGCGATCCAGCGTATTGCAGCAACTGTGGGTCCTACCGTTACCTTATACGAAATAGTACCAGCACCGGGTGTGCGTATCAGTCGGATCAAAAACCTGGAAGATGATATTGCATTGAGTCTTGCAGCCCTTGGTATTCGTATCATTGCGCCCATTCCGGGTAAGGGTACCATTGGTATCGAAGTACCGAATGTGAGAAAGACGGTTGTGAGTATGAAAACATTGTTGGCGAGTGACAAATTCCAAAACAGTGCTTTTTCATTACCGATCGCCATTGGTAAAAAGATCGATAATGAGAATTTCATCGTGGATCTGGCCAGTATGCCTCACTTATTGATGGCGGGTGCGACCGGACAAGGTAAGTCTGTTGGATTGAATGCGATCCTTGTTTCTTTATTGTATAAAAAGCATCCATCACAACTCAAATTCGTTCTTGTAGATCCCAAAAAAGTAGAACTGAGTTTGTACCGTGTCATTGAAAAACATTTTCTGGCAAAATTGCCGGGCGAAGAAGAGTCGATCATTACAGATACCAAAAAAGTGGTGCATACACTGAATGCATTGTGTATCGAAATGGATAATCGATATGATCTGTTGAAAGAAGCAGGATGTAGAAATATTCGTGAGTACAATGAGAAGTTCACGGCCCGAAAACTGAATCCTGAAAAAGGACATCAATATCTGCCATTCATCGTATTGGTAGTGGATGAGTTTGCAGATCTGATCATGACAGCGGGTAAGGAAGTAGAAATGCCGATCGCCCGATTAGCACAGCTGGCACGAGCCATCGGTATCCACTTGATCATTGCGACGCAGCGTCCGTCGGTGAATATCATCACCGGTACCATCAAAGCGAATTTCCCTGCACGTATTGCATTCAAGGTTTCCAGTAAGATCGATAGTAGAACCATTCTGGATGCAGGTGGTGCAGAACAACTGATCGGAAAAGGGGATATGTTGGTGAGTTACAATGGTGAGATCACCCGTTTACAATGTGCGTTTGTAGATACGCCTGAAGTAGAGAATGTTTGTGAATTCATTGGTGATCAGCGTGGCTATCCGCAAGCATTCCTGTTACCGGAATATGTGGATGAGAAGGAGATGGAAGGCAAGGATTTTGATGCGAGTGAAAGAGATCCACTGTTTGAAGATGCAGCCCGACTCATTGTGCAAAGTCAGATGGGCTCTACCTCTTTGATACAAAGAAGAATGAAACTCGGCTATAACCGTGCAGGCCGATTGATGGATCAATTGGAAGCTGCCGGTGTTGTTGGACCTAATCAAGGTAGTAAAGCCCGAGAAGTATTATTCAAAACAGATATGGAGCTTCAGGAATTCCTGGATACTATGTCATAA
- a CDS encoding outer membrane lipoprotein carrier protein LolA, whose product MKKLYAIVLLPLAMMLQVQAQNDPNAKKILDAVSNTVKTYKTISAGFTITSVTSKGKNNGTKKGTIVTKGSKYVLKEGKNEILCDGAKIYNYDGAKTITVSNVEEGGQTLSPQKILSGAYDKDFTYKLIATKGNFHEIEMKPLDNRKNFSKVNVFVDKTKNMIARAVILDKGNNTVQVSFTNIVPNKAVADNVFVFSAAKYPKDVEILD is encoded by the coding sequence ATGAAGAAATTATACGCGATTGTATTGCTGCCATTGGCTATGATGTTACAGGTTCAGGCCCAGAATGATCCCAATGCAAAAAAGATACTCGATGCGGTGAGCAATACCGTAAAAACCTATAAAACCATTTCAGCAGGATTTACCATTACTTCCGTTACCAGTAAAGGAAAAAATAATGGCACGAAGAAAGGTACCATTGTTACCAAAGGATCCAAATACGTGTTGAAAGAAGGTAAGAATGAGATTTTATGTGATGGTGCTAAAATTTACAACTATGATGGCGCCAAGACCATCACGGTTTCTAATGTGGAAGAGGGTGGACAAACATTGAGTCCACAAAAGATCCTGTCCGGTGCTTACGATAAAGACTTCACATATAAGCTGATCGCTACAAAAGGTAATTTTCATGAGATCGAAATGAAGCCGCTGGATAACAGAAAGAATTTTTCCAAAGTGAACGTATTTGTAGACAAGACAAAGAATATGATTGCCCGTGCAGTTATCTTGGATAAAGGAAATAATACTGTTCAGGTAAGTTTTACCAATATTGTTCCAAATAAAGCGGTGGCTGATAATGTATTCGTGTTCAGTGCAGCTAAATACCCTAAGGATGTAGAAATACTAGATTAA
- a CDS encoding shikimate kinase, translating to MKIFLIGMMGSGKSFWSKHLAKKLKTGGYDLDFLIESHEEKTIPEIFAEDGEDYFRKSEGKILRWFKEKKTFVLATGGGTPCFDDNMDWMNQHGITIWLDEPVTTLVERLLPEKEHRPLIRSLSEPELVQFLTHKLKEREPFYTKAKHRLTGKEINDLSFKKIIQQYA from the coding sequence ATGAAAATATTCCTCATAGGTATGATGGGCTCCGGTAAGTCTTTTTGGAGCAAGCATTTGGCGAAGAAGCTGAAGACGGGAGGCTATGATCTTGATTTCTTGATCGAATCTCATGAAGAAAAAACCATCCCTGAAATATTTGCTGAGGATGGGGAAGATTATTTCAGAAAATCAGAGGGTAAGATCTTGCGTTGGTTCAAAGAAAAGAAAACCTTTGTTCTCGCCACAGGCGGTGGAACGCCCTGTTTTGATGATAATATGGATTGGATGAATCAACACGGCATCACGATATGGTTGGATGAACCGGTTACAACATTGGTGGAAAGATTATTGCCGGAAAAAGAACATCGTCCATTGATCCGTTCTTTATCGGAACCCGAATTGGTGCAATTCCTTACCCATAAATTAAAAGAGCGGGAGCCTTTTTATACAAAAGCCAAACATCGATTGACCGGTAAGGAGATCAACGATCTTTCATTCAAAAAAATCATTCAACAATATGCATAA
- a CDS encoding DUF423 domain-containing protein, which produces MHKGYLVIASFLGAFSVVLGAFGAHGLKKIVSAEALVTYETAVRYQFYHVFALALTGLVFASGQPSFMKAAGVLFMVGMLLFSGSLYLLTYKSAAQIQGLSWVGPVTPLGGTLLVAGWICLALGISKGA; this is translated from the coding sequence ATGCATAAAGGATATTTGGTCATCGCATCATTTTTAGGGGCATTCTCAGTGGTACTGGGTGCTTTTGGTGCACATGGCTTAAAGAAAATTGTATCTGCTGAAGCGCTCGTTACTTATGAAACAGCTGTACGTTATCAATTCTATCATGTATTTGCTTTGGCATTGACGGGACTGGTATTCGCATCCGGACAACCCTCTTTCATGAAAGCCGCGGGTGTGTTGTTTATGGTGGGCATGTTGTTGTTCAGCGGATCGCTCTATCTCCTCACGTATAAATCAGCAGCCCAAATACAGGGACTATCATGGGTTGGCCCTGTAACACCACTTGGCGGAACATTGCTGGTGGCAGGGTGGATCTGTCTGGCATTGGGTATCAGCAAAGGTGCCTGA
- a CDS encoding acyl-CoA dehydrogenase family protein: MAARTDLFQSPDYYQLDELLSEEHKLIRESVRNYVKKEISPIIEDYAQRAEFPEHIVKQLGELGCFGPTVPVEYGGGGLDYISYGLMMQELERGDSGVRSTASVQGSLVMFPIYAYGNEAQRHKYLPKLASGEWLGCFGLTEPDHGSNPAGMLTNIKDAGDHVILNGAKMWISNAPFAQVAVVWAKNEEGDIQGVIVERGMEGFSTPTTHGKWSLRASATGELVFDNVKVPKENILPNVKGLKGPLGCLTKARYGIAWGALGAAMDCYDTALRYSKERVQFDRPIGGFQLQQKKLAEMVTEITKAQLMVWRLGVLMNEGKATPQQVSMAKRNSCEIATNIARDARQMLGGMGITGEYSIMRHMMNLESVITYEGTHDIHLLITGMDVTGLNAFK; encoded by the coding sequence ATGGCTGCCAGAACCGATCTATTCCAATCGCCCGATTATTATCAATTGGATGAATTATTATCAGAAGAGCATAAACTTATCCGTGAATCTGTTCGGAATTATGTGAAGAAGGAAATATCTCCGATCATCGAAGACTATGCGCAACGTGCAGAATTCCCGGAACATATCGTGAAGCAATTGGGTGAACTGGGATGTTTTGGTCCAACAGTACCTGTTGAATATGGCGGTGGTGGATTGGATTATATCAGTTATGGTTTGATGATGCAGGAATTGGAGCGTGGTGATAGTGGTGTTCGCAGTACAGCCAGCGTACAGGGAAGTCTGGTGATGTTTCCGATCTATGCATATGGTAATGAAGCGCAGCGTCATAAATATTTACCTAAACTGGCGAGTGGTGAGTGGTTGGGTTGTTTTGGTTTAACAGAGCCTGATCATGGAAGTAATCCGGCGGGCATGTTGACCAATATCAAAGATGCAGGCGATCATGTGATCCTGAATGGTGCCAAGATGTGGATCAGTAATGCACCTTTTGCGCAAGTGGCGGTGGTATGGGCAAAAAATGAAGAGGGGGATATTCAAGGTGTGATCGTTGAGCGTGGAATGGAAGGCTTCAGTACACCTACTACACATGGTAAATGGAGTTTGCGCGCTTCTGCTACCGGAGAGCTGGTGTTTGACAATGTAAAAGTTCCGAAAGAAAATATTCTACCCAATGTCAAAGGATTAAAAGGTCCATTGGGCTGTTTAACCAAAGCCCGTTATGGTATTGCATGGGGAGCATTGGGAGCTGCGATGGATTGTTATGATACCGCCTTGCGTTACAGCAAAGAAAGAGTGCAGTTCGATCGTCCGATCGGCGGTTTCCAGTTACAGCAAAAGAAATTGGCAGAAATGGTGACAGAGATCACCAAAGCGCAGTTAATGGTATGGCGATTGGGGGTATTGATGAATGAAGGGAAAGCCACTCCACAACAGGTAAGTATGGCCAAAAGAAATAGTTGTGAGATCGCAACCAATATCGCCAGAGATGCACGTCAGATGTTAGGTGGAATGGGCATCACCGGCGAATACAGTATCATGCGTCACATGATGAATCTAGAAAGTGTCATCACCTACGAAGGCACCCACGACATCCATTTGCTGATCACAGGGATGGATGTTACGGGGTTGAATGCGTTTAAATAG
- a CDS encoding alpha/beta hydrolase-fold protein, protein MKQLILLFAVLFAMESKAQFTVRLIVNSVATKENDDIYVAGNFNNWNPKDENYKLKPFGGSRKSVVLRGMAAGTYAFKFTRGGFDKVETTADGRDIADRVLEVSDDLTQEFSIPGWKDEYPEKPKRYTASPQVRIIDTAFKIPQLNRTRRIWVYLPKGYATSNKTYPVIYMQDGQNLFNEQTAFMGEWGVDECLDTLQQQLKKEAIIVGIDNGGEKRMQEYNPFDHPQYGKGEGKVYAEFLAKTLKPYIDAKYRTYKSAENNYVVGSSMGGLISLYTVLQYPDVFGAAGVFSPSLWISKDIYTLAENFSTPGMPAFYFYTGSKEGGSSVTDLQKMSDILQKKQRYIIRTVVNPLGQHNETYWRQEFRDFYKWIVSIGSH, encoded by the coding sequence ATGAAGCAACTGATTTTATTATTCGCTGTTCTCTTCGCAATGGAATCAAAAGCACAGTTCACGGTTCGTTTGATTGTGAATTCCGTTGCTACTAAAGAGAATGATGATATTTATGTCGCAGGCAATTTCAACAATTGGAATCCTAAAGATGAAAACTATAAGCTCAAACCTTTTGGAGGCTCCAGAAAAAGTGTGGTTTTGCGTGGGATGGCTGCCGGTACATATGCATTCAAATTTACACGCGGCGGATTCGATAAAGTAGAAACCACTGCTGATGGTAGAGATATTGCTGATCGTGTATTGGAAGTCAGTGACGACTTAACGCAGGAATTTTCCATACCGGGTTGGAAAGATGAATATCCGGAAAAACCCAAACGATATACTGCGAGTCCGCAAGTACGTATCATCGATACTGCTTTTAAAATTCCACAACTCAATCGCACACGGAGGATCTGGGTGTATTTACCCAAAGGGTATGCAACATCCAATAAAACTTATCCGGTGATCTATATGCAAGACGGACAAAACCTGTTCAATGAACAAACCGCTTTTATGGGTGAATGGGGAGTGGATGAATGTTTGGATACTTTGCAGCAGCAGTTAAAGAAAGAAGCTATCATCGTGGGTATTGATAATGGGGGAGAGAAAAGAATGCAGGAATACAATCCTTTTGATCACCCTCAATACGGTAAAGGCGAAGGAAAAGTATATGCAGAGTTCCTGGCAAAAACTTTAAAGCCTTACATCGATGCCAAGTACAGGACATACAAGTCGGCGGAGAATAATTATGTGGTGGGTAGTAGTATGGGTGGACTGATCAGTTTATATACCGTGTTGCAATATCCGGATGTGTTTGGCGCCGCGGGTGTTTTTTCTCCTTCTTTATGGATATCGAAAGACATTTATACACTCGCTGAAAATTTTAGTACACCGGGTATGCCTGCTTTTTATTTTTATACCGGTAGCAAAGAAGGCGGATCATCAGTGACCGATCTTCAAAAGATGAGTGATATCCTGCAGAAAAAACAACGTTATATCATTCGAACCGTTGTTAATCCGCTTGGACAACACAACGAAACATACTGGCGGCAAGAGTTTCGTGATTTTTATAAATGGATAGTTTCTATTGGAAGCCATTAA